The DNA region GTCGGGATGCCCTGGCAGTACGCGAACAGCATCGCCGTGACCGCCGGACAGATTCTCGGCAGCCTCCTCCTCCTCGTCGGCGGCCTCGGGTTCGCCTACTACCTCTACAGCACGCGGTAACGCCGCGTCGATGCCCGCGCCCGACCACGTCGTCACGATATACACGCGCGAGCAGTGCCACCTCTGCGACGACGCGAAAGCCGCCGTCGAAGCCGTCGCCGCCCGCGTCGACGCGACCGTCGACATCGAACTCGTCGACGTCGACACCGACCCCGATCTCCGAGCCGAGTACGGCGACCGCGTGCCCTACGTCCTCGTCGACGGCGCGCCGAAGTTCAAATACCGCGTCGACCGCGGCGAACTCGAAACCATGCTCGACTGAACGGCTTCGTCGCCCAGCGGAACGACGGCAGGAAACGAGAGAACGGAACGACGCGAAGAACGGGGTTACTCCGTGTCGTCCTCTTCGGGCTGCACGACGACCGTGATGAGACCGACGAGGACGCCGAGGACGCCGAGGAGAATCGAGTACCGCGGGAAGGCCTCCGGGACGAGCGCGACGGAGAGCAGCGCGAGCGCTGCGAGTTTCGTCGCGCGGTCGAGGAGGAAGTACACCCGCGGGGAGACGCGGGGAGTGTGAGTCGGTGGCATTGTGTGTGATTTGTGGGGTTAGTCCGCGTCGGCCTCTGCGGCCGTCTCACTCGGATCCTCGACGTCTCGCCGCTCGACGCCGCGTTTCAGGACCACGTACGTGATGAGGCCCCAGAGGACCGGGACGACGACCGTCAGTATCTGGAGCGGCAGGAGCACGCCGCCCGACGTCGTCTCGACGCCGAATAGCGCGAGGAACTTCACGAGGCCGGTGTTCATCCCCGCGATGGAGAGGATGAGCACCATCGTGATCGCGGCGACGCCGACCGCCGTCTGCTTGGGGCGGCGAATCGGGTCAGCCGTGAAGTGAACCTCCCTGTCGCTGTAGTCGATGAACGGCCACAGCACGAGCACCGTCGCGATGATACCCGGCGCGATGACGCCGCCGACGAATTCGGTCTTCGGCACGAACGTCACGATCTTCAGGATGCCGAACACCCACATCAGATACCAGTCCGGTGCGACGCTTCCCGGCGTGCTCGTCGGGTTGTTCGGCCCCCAGATCGGGAGGCGCTGCACCGGGAAGAACGCCGCGAGCAACGCGATGACGCCGAGCACGCCGAGGAAGACCACGACCGTGACCGCGGCCTGGTTCGGCACGAGCGGCACGCCGACCACGCGGGACTGGTCGTTCTCCTCGACGCCGTGTTGCTCGTCGGAGTCACGCGTCCCCTTCTGCTCCGTGTGCTTCTGCCGGACGAGCAAGAGCATGTGGACCGCGATGAGTCCGCCGATGATGAGCGGGATGAGGAACGTGTGGAAGAAGAACAACCGCGGGAGGATGACGGCCGCGTTGTCCGGCCACTCCCCGCCGAAGATCAGGAGTTTCAGCGTCTCACCGACGTACGGGATCGAACCCGCGATCGTGAACGCGATCCCCGTCGCCGTCGACGCGTACTCGTCGAACGGGAGCGCGTACCCGAACACGGCCTCGCCGAGGCTGATGAAGAGGAGCGTCGCGCCGACGACCCAGTTGAGCTCGCGGGGGTTCCGGTACGCACCGCTGAAGAACACGCGCAGCATGTGCAGGCCGATCGCCGCGATGAACACGAACGCCGCCCAGTGGTGGACCATCCGCGTGAACATCCCGAACGGCACGTCGTACGTGATACGCAGCACGCTCGCGAACGCGACCGGGACCTCCGTTCCCGCGTACTGCGCCGCCGCGCCCGTGTACTCGGTCGCCGCCGCGCCCGGCCGGTAGAGCAAGCCGAGGAACGTCCCCGTCATCACGAGGATGACGAAGGAGAACAGGGAGACCTCGCCCAGGAGGAACGACGCGTACTTGTCCTCCGGGAAGGCCTTTCCAAGGAACTGGTCGTTCAAATCGAGGCGGTCGTCGAGCCACGTGTACACCCGGCTCTGCCCGTAGCCGCCGTCGTCGTCCGTCTCTAACTGATTAGGGGTGTTGTCTTCTGTCGCCATTGAGTTACTCCGTGACACCGATCGGACCCTCGAACGGCCCGGTTGCCATGATCAAACTACCGTCCTCCGTGAAGCCGATCGGGAGCTGGGGGAGCGGCCGCGGGGCCGGTCCGCCGGTGACCTTACACCCCTGCAGGGGGTTGAACTCCGACTGGTGGCAGGGACAGTGCAGATTCCGGTTGTTCGGCCCGGACCGCTGACTGACCGAACACCCCGCGTGCGTGCACACGCCGGAGTACGCCACGTACCCCTGCACCGTCCCGTCGGTATTCGTCGGCTCCTGAAAGTCGCCCTCGCTGA from Halocalculus aciditolerans includes:
- a CDS encoding glutaredoxin family protein, whose product is MPAPDHVVTIYTREQCHLCDDAKAAVEAVAARVDATVDIELVDVDTDPDLRAEYGDRVPYVLVDGAPKFKYRVDRGELETMLD
- a CDS encoding cytochrome b, yielding MATEDNTPNQLETDDDGGYGQSRVYTWLDDRLDLNDQFLGKAFPEDKYASFLLGEVSLFSFVILVMTGTFLGLLYRPGAAATEYTGAAAQYAGTEVPVAFASVLRITYDVPFGMFTRMVHHWAAFVFIAAIGLHMLRVFFSGAYRNPRELNWVVGATLLFISLGEAVFGYALPFDEYASTATGIAFTIAGSIPYVGETLKLLIFGGEWPDNAAVILPRLFFFHTFLIPLIIGGLIAVHMLLLVRQKHTEQKGTRDSDEQHGVEENDQSRVVGVPLVPNQAAVTVVVFLGVLGVIALLAAFFPVQRLPIWGPNNPTSTPGSVAPDWYLMWVFGILKIVTFVPKTEFVGGVIAPGIIATVLVLWPFIDYSDREVHFTADPIRRPKQTAVGVAAITMVLILSIAGMNTGLVKFLALFGVETTSGGVLLPLQILTVVVPVLWGLITYVVLKRGVERRDVEDPSETAAEADAD